CAGTATGCACGTTCTCAAGCTTTAAGCCTAATTCCACAATCGTGATGGCAACAGCCGGTCGCATCCCCACTACAACAGTTTCGGCACCTAATGTTTTTGTCATGGTAGCTATGGTACCTAACATCCTCCCAATGAAGGAATCCACCACCTCAAGTGATGAAATATCAATAAGAACCCCTTTTGCTTTGTCTTTGACCACCCTATAGCACACATCATCTTGAAGTTGCATCACAAGGCGGTCGTGCATATCAACTTGTATTGTAACCAGTAAAAAATCGCTCACTTTGAGTATTGGAATATGTTCCATATACATTCCTCTTTAATATCAGGCTTTTTTCTGAACCACAAACCCAATAACATTAAATGCATAAAATAGAGCATCCGCTAGTGTTGCCTTAGTTACCACATCGCTGAAGGTTACTCCTAAATGTACCATGGTTTGTGCAATTTGAGGACGAATGCCGCTTATGATGCACTGCGTGCCCATAAGCCGTGAAGCTGCTACTGTTTTTAATAAATGCTGTGCCACCAGCGTGTCCACAGTGGGTACACCAGTGATATCAATAATTGCAATTTGGCTTTCAGTATCTACTATACTTTGCAGTAGATTTTCCAACACCACCTGTGTGCGAGCGCTGTCCAGTGTGCCAATCAATGGTAGTATTAAAATCCCATTCCATATCTTAACAACAGGGGTTGACAGCTCTAATAATTCCTGTTGCTGCCGCTTTATAATATCTTCACGGCTTTTTTGGTATGTCTCTATAACAAAAAGGCCAAGTTCATCAAGAAGAAGATTTGCATCCCACAAAACCTGATTTAATGTTCCTTCGTTGAGTTGTTCTTTTGCAATCATTTCAAATAACGATTGTTTTAGTGAAAAAATGAACCGTGCTGCCTGCCCTGAAGACATACCAAGAACTGCCCACTCCTTTGACATATTAATAAGAAAATCACGCACTTCTTCCCATGCTTTTGAATGAATATCGGGATTATTTTGCTTGCAGGCATCAAAAAAAACAGCCAAAAATTCTTTTGACTGTTTTTCAATTTCAGAAGCACTCAATGCCTTTTTAGTTTCCCTGCCTATGTTTTTTACATTTTCAAGCCAGCTTGCTATCAATGCTTTTTCATTCTTTATTATAAGTTCAAACAATATCTGGTATGATTGGGCCATATATACCTCCATGTTTATAAAATATGTATATCAATCATAATATAACATGTAAAAATTTATTAAGTCAACAATAATAATAATAATTTTTTTAGGGAGTTAGTATTACATCTTGTGGTATTGCACGCGGAGCACACAGAGCTCTAAGTGACTTTACGTTTATAAATTGTTTTTATCCGCCTGATCATGCGTCCTCTTTGTGAAAAGCTTCCTTATGGTATCAGAACCTGGGCACTTGCTGGCTTTTCCCACCCTTTCAAAGGTATATGTTTATATGTACCTTTGACAAAATACTCTACCATATCATCGTAGTGACTGCTTACCGGATTGCCTGATTGTCCTGGCACAGTAATAAAATACAGCGGCTCATTGCTGTTAAAATCAACAATCATGCGCATGGCAGGAATCATCCACACATCAAAGTTTTTGCCCCAGGTAAACATTGCCACATTTACTGTATGCACATCGCCGCCTGCAGGGTAGGGCCCACGGCTTAAAAAACCCTTCAGCATGCCAACCTCTTTTGCAATCTCATGTTTAAACCAGTACGCATGAAGTTTGCCCCACTGCCACTTGCCTTTATTGCTTCCCATTTTATCTTCACACAGTGCATACGCGTCAGCTAACGTTTTAGCAAGCACATCCCATTTGGTTTCAGTTTTTTGCGTTGTGACATCATCAAAAAACGGCGACTGGTGCCTGTACGCAAGCAAATCATCAAATGCTGAGTATGAGGTCATGCTTGCCTGTAGAAACGCTTCCCATAGAGGGCTTTCTTTAGGGCCAAGTTCATCTAAAAATGTATTGTGGACAAAGCAATGATATACCGCACCCATAAGTGCTGCAGAGTTTGAATCAACACGCATTACGCAATCAAAATGTTGTGGGGAAAGCATATCAAGTGCCTTCAAAGCATTTTGTTTTTGCGCTGGCGATAGCTCCTGTAATGCAGCCATAATGTATGCATTATATTCTTTGTTAAATAAAATCTCCTGCACATGCTGTGCCATCAGTGAATACTGGTCATTCTGCAATTTCATCATATCCTCAAGTGTAAATGTCTTGTGCTGCGACAGCACCTGTACAATACGCATTGCGCGCTCATCGTTATACCATGATTGCGACAGATTCACAGGGAAGTTTTTATCTACAGTACGGTGATTGGCAGTTGCAATAAACCCTTCTGTAGGATTTTCTTTGTGTGGCAATTTTTCAAACGGCACAAAACCTTCCCAGTCATACTCACCTGTCCATCCCGGCGATGGAAAAAGCCCTGTGCCCTTTTTACGCACAGGATAAAGCCCCGTTACCTGCCAACCAATCGAGTTGCTATCGCCATACACAATATTAAGATAGATTGTATGAATACCTTTGAGTGCTTCCCGAGCCTGCTGCATGGTTTTAGCTTTTCCCAGATTATAAAAGCCCTGCAAAGTTTTTTCGCCACCAGTCATAACCCACGATAGCGCAAGGCCATAAGGTATTTCAACTGAAGGCGGTTGTACCGGCATCTTTGGAGGAAATGGCATGGTACCAAGCGCTGTATTTAGAAGCGGTCCATGCACCGTGTGGTACATTTTCACAGTATGTGATTTTCCCTTCACTGTAAATACTTCTTCACGACTTTGAAGCGGTAACCACTTATCTTTATACAGGTAAAAAAGCTGCCCCTTTTCCTCTTTTATTTTTTCAATGAATATATCCTGTGTGTCGGCCATTACCATAGTTTCGCCCCAGGCAATGTGGCCGTTGTAGCCAGCAACCACAATGGGAATGCCCGGCAAACACACCCCCGCGCAGTGATACGTGGGGCACTCTAAGTGCATGATAATCCACGGGGAAGGCAGTGATGCCATCAAATGTGTATCGTTTGCAACAATGCTCTTGCCGTTAGTTTTCTTTGGGGACAGAGCCCAGTTATTGGATGCAGGAATACCTAATCCAAGCAATTTTTGCATAGTGACCGCTGTAGTAGCAACTTTTTCTAATGAAATGTCAACAACAATGCCTTTAAGCTTTTGGGCTTCAGCAATTGGCAACTCAGTATCTTTATACACGGGGAATAAATGGCAGGCTTTTTCAATGCCTAACTTTTGTGCAATGAGCAAAAACTGTAGTTCCTCAATAAAATTGAACGATACTGTTAAATTCAGAAAACCAAAAATATACAGTCCATCTTCAGGCTGCCAAGGTTCGGGCTTAAAGCCAGCTAGAATAAATTCTGGCGGAAGCTTTTTGCATGTTTTAATATACGCATTAACTCCTTTTGCAAATTGTGCAAATATCATGTGTCCTCTGCTATCAAGCTGCTTCATTGTATTATGTACGATAGCTTTTGCGTTATAGCTGCGCATAAAATAGTCGATAGGCAATGCATCCTTGCCTGCAAACTCAGAAAGCCTCCCCTGAATAGCCATTTTCATCATCACCATCTGAAATAACCGATATGATGCCATAATGTACCCTGTTGCACAAAACAAATCCTCTTCGCTCTGTGCCTTAATATGAGGGATACCAAGCTCATCATAACGCACTTCAACCGGCTGGTTAAGTCCTTCAATGTGTACGGTACCACTATATTGCTTTTCGGTTGATTTAAAATAATGACTCATCATAGAACACTGTGCACCAAACAACGACAAAGTAATAATAACTACCATACGAATAAGTTTTTTTCTCATTCCTCAACTCCTCCCTTAAAAAATAAAAAAGTATTTAAAGAATACTATGGCTCTGACCCCTTGCTTCACAGTGTAAGGGTTAACAAAGCCTTCTACTAGGCATTAGTCTTACATCCTTTCTTTGAACAATTCACTTCACTCACAAAGCCTGTTTACACCATGATTTTGTCATAGTATTTATATATTGTTATAGTATTTTATATATTGGGTGGTTACCCATCACATTTTAATTTAGAACAAATGTTCATATTTTTAATTTGATATGTCAATTAATATTGCTGAATTGTTGAAAAATTTTTATTTTTTACTTAAAAAATTATTGATTTTATACAAACATAACAGTGATAGTCTTTTTCACATTGTTTTCTTAAATATTAAATTACTAGGAGAGCGCAATGCCAAAAGAAAAATGTTTTTGCGCTAACTGTATGAACTGTATTGTAATTAGGCAATATGAATCCGATCCCGAACGTTTTGTGCTAAGGGTCCGCTGCACCAAAAAGAAATGGACCAAGCGTTCCGGTGAGGAAAAGTTATATAAGTACTTTACTGTATCACGGCGTACGGTGGATAACTGCCAGCATTATACTGAAGCTGGCGACCTGTATCCATATATCAAAAACCTACGCAAAGATCTTCCTATAAAAGATGAAATCTATTCAACCAGGGATTAAGCTATGATGATCCATGCCTTTCACGGAGGAATTCATCCACCTGAGAACAAACACTTTACTAACCGCATTCCTTTTAAATATCTGTCTGTTCCGCAAAAATGTTATATACCTTTGCAGCAGCATATAGGTAAACCTGCTGTTCCAGTTGTTGAGGTTGGCCAGTTTGTGGAGGAAGGACAGCTTATTGGACAGGCAAATGGACTTATAAGTGCCAATGTTCATGCCACAGTACCCGGCAAAGTGGTAGAAATTGCAGAATACCACACCCCATATAGCGAACACGGTCTTTGTGTCGTCATTGAAGCAGAAGGCTCTTTTACTACATCAGGGAAAGTTCACCAAAAAAACGATATTGCAGCACTGGACAGGGAAGCGTTACTTGAAAAAGTAAAGGCTGCCGGCATTGTTGGACTTGGCGGGGCAGCGTTCCCCACGGCAGTTAAATTGAACCCACCTGCAAACAGGACTATTGATACACTAATCATCAACGGTTCCGAGTGCGAACCTTATCTCACTGTTGACGACATGTTGATGCAAACCCACCCTGAAGAGATCATTGAAGGTATCCAGATATCAATGAGGATACTTGGTGTGTCTAAAGCATATATAGGCATTGAAAAAAACAAACCACTGGCTATTAAAGCATTGCAATCTGCTGTAGCAGCAACAAAGTCTGAAGGTATCAGCGTGATGCCACTTAGAACACGCTACCCGCAGGGTGCTGAAAAGCAACTTATTTTTGCTATCACCGGGCGTGAGGTGCCCTCAGGCGGCCTACCCATGGATGTGAATGTAGTAGTACAGAATGTTGGCACCATCTATGCAATCCGTGAAGCAGTGCTCTTTGACAAGCCTTTGATTGAACGATACATTACAGTTACTGGAAAAATCGTACGCAAACCAGGCAACTATAAGGTGCGTTTTGGCACACGTGTTATTGATATACTTGAAGAATGTGGTGGCCTCACCCAGAATCCAGCAAAAATCATAATGGGTGGCCCAATGTGTGGTCTTGCTCTCAACCACATGGATATACCAATAGTAAAAGGCACATCTGGTATTTTATTCTTAGCCAAAGATGAAGTGGATGTATCACCCTTTAGGGCATGTATACGCTGCGGCAGATGCGTTTCAGTATGCCCCATGAACCTTATGCCATGTGATTTGGGCAACGCTGCTGAGAAGCAGCGCTATGATATTGCTGAAAAGCTGCATCCGTTTGATTGCATCATGTGCGGATCATGTTCTTACATCTGCCCGTCAAAAAGGCCATTATCGCACTTTATAAAGGTAGTTCAAACTACATTGAGTGCAAAACGATAATTTGTTTCAATTATTTTATTTATTGAAGAGCGCATGGTATATAGATTTAGTACATGTGAGCATATACTAAGCTGTTTTTAAGCTAAATGCAATTTAAAAAATGTATTTTATTTGAATTTTACAAGTAAAAAGGGTTATGCATGGAAATAAAAGATGCAGATAAAAAACGGTTATTAGAAGATCTGGTACTATCGCATGCACCACATATTCGCGATACACAATCAGTTCCATTTGTAATGTGGCTGGTGGTGCTTGCACTACTCCCTGCTGCTATTTTTTCATGTTTTATATATGGTGCATATGTAGCTGCCGTGATTGCGGTTGCTGTCATATCTGCAATAGCTGCTGAAGCAGTTATGCAATATTTATTAAAAAATCCCATAACGGTGAATGATGGCTCTGCTGTTATCACGGGCCTTCTTTTGGCAATGAATCTTCCGCCTCATGTTCCTCTGTGGATCCCTGCAGTAGGATCAGCATTTGCAATCATCATAGCAAAACAGCTGTTTGGTGGATTGGGATACAACATTTTCAACCCTGCTTTAGCCGGGAGAGCTTTTTTATTGGCTTCCTGGCCGGTTGAAATGACCACTCTTTGGCATAAATTCCCTGGCGGATTTGTTATTGCACAAAACCCGGTATTTGACCCATCAATGCCAAAGCAGCTTGTGGACAGCATTAGTGGAGCAACACCACTGGGAGCACTCAAAGAAGGGCCAAAGGTATTGCATGAGCTATCGCTTTCAACTCAGCCTTTGTACGATTTTCTATTTTCAAAAGCAATGATAAAGTCACTTTTCATTGGTAACATTGGCGGTTGCATTGGCGAAACATCTGCACTTTTATTATTAATTGGTGCACTGCTTCTTTTATGGAAACGCATCATAACATGGCACATACCTGTTTCGTATATTGCAACTGTTGCAGCAATTATGGGCATCTATTACTATTTTCAAGGTGTACCCCAGATACACTATGCAATACTTTTCCATGTGCTATCTGGCGGGCTTATTTTAGGTGCTTTTTTCATGGCCACTGATATGGTCACATCACCGGTAACCAAAAGTGGTATGATCATATTTGGCATAGGATGTGGAATCATAGCATCTGTTATCCGCTTATGGGGGGGATATCCTGAAGGAGTGTCATATTCAATTTTGCTTATGAATGCGGTTACACCATTAATTGACAGGCTCACACGGCCAAAAGTTTTTGGTACACGATAGTTACTATTATATTAGCTTTTCAACTGGAGTTGATTGATGAAACCTGTTGATATCATAAAGGCCACAATTATTATCTCGGTTATTGGATTTATATCAGCTTTTTCATTATCTTTTATGAAAAAGATTACACAGGAGCCAATTATAAAACAGGAACAAGAAAAAAAATTAGCAGCACTTGCTCTTGTGTTGCCAGGGTATACTATAGAGCAGGAAAAAACAGTAACTATAGATAATGAACCTTTTACATATTGGAGTGCAACAAAACAGGAGAATAGAATAGTAAAAAAAGCATGGGCATTTCTGGCGCACCAGCCAGCTTATGCAGGATCTATTGAATCCGTTGTTGGTGTTGATAGTTTAGGAACTATAATTGGTTTTACAATACTTTCGCAAAATGAAACACCAGGGCTTGGTGCTCGATGCGTTGAAGTTGTTTCCAATGAAACCTTTATTGATCATTTCATCACAAAAAATGTAACTAACATAGAAGAAGTTTCCTGGTTTCAGCAACAATTTATTGGTTTAAATGCTGGCAAACCTATCGCAATAGTAAAGAAGGGCGATTGGCATAAAGAAATGAAAGATGAGCTTTTGCCTAACAATGCAGTCACTGCAATAACAGGTGCCACTATTACCACTAAAGCCGTAACACAAAGCATCGAAGAAGGTATGAAAAAATTACATAAAGCATTAGCACTGCAAGAGGTGAAATAATGGATTATTTTAAAGAATTTATTAAAGGGGTATGGCAAAAAAATCCAATTTTGGTACTTGGCATTGGAATGTGCCCCACGCTTGCAGTAACCACATCAGCATCCAATGCCATCTGGATGACTATTGCCACAACGTTTGTGTTACTAGGTTCAAACATTCTTGTTTCAGCAATACGCACTATAGTTCCTTCTCATGTGCGCATTCCAATCTTTATCACCATTATTGCAAGCTTTGTAATCATTGTTGAACTAACACTCAAAGCATTTCAGCCTGAAGTATATAAAGCACTTGGAATATTCATTCCCCTCATTGTTGTTAATTGTATTATATTAGGAAGAGCTGAAGAGTTTGCCTCAAAAAATTCTTTATTGAATTCAATCTTGGATGCCTTGGGAATGGGACTGGGTTTTGGACTTACTCTTTTAATTCTTGCAACCATACGAGAAGTATTAGGTGCCAACAAGCTTTTTGGATATACATTAGTTCCCGGTATGAAACCTGCAATTATAATGATACTTGCACCAGGAGCTTTCTTTACTTTGGGACTACTTCTCTGGTCCATGAATGTCATAAAAGCTCGCAAAGCCCGTTTTAAACGTACTGAATAGAATAACGCTAGAGGTAATGACGTTATGGAAATAAAAATTCTTTTTACTATACTCATAAGCACAATATTTATTAACAACTATGTCCTTTCACGTATTCTAGGTCTGTGCCCTTACCTTGGTGTTTCCAAGAAGTTAGATTCGGCAACAGGGATGGGCCTTGCCGTTATCTTTGTAATGACATTGGCTTCTTTCTTTACTTTTATAATATATAAATTTGTGTTGATACCTTTCCATATTGAATACCTACGTACTATTGCATTTATTATTGTCATTGCATCACTTGTACAGCTTGTTGAAATGATAATTGAAAAGGTATCACCTGCACTATATCAGGCACTGGGAATTTTTTTACCGCTAATTACTACTAATTGTGCGGTATTAGGTGTTGCTGTACTCAATATTGAATCGGGGTTTATCACTCAAGAATTTGGCCTTCTTAACTCGGTTGTGCAGGGGTTTGGTGCTGGTGTTGGTTTTACTCTAGCACTGCTGCTTATGGCTGGAATTCGTGAGCGCCTTGAAATTGCAATGATCCCGGAAAACCTTAAAGGCCTTCCCATCACGTTTATTACCGCCGGTCTTATGGCAATGGCATTTTTAGGATTTTCCGGAATGAAGATTTTTTAGTTAAGCGATAATTATGGAAATTTATTCCCCTCAAGTTACACTACTGGCTATTACTCCCAATGCTGAAAAGCTCATTGAAGAAGCAGGCAGGACATGTTACCTTTCTTTAGACAAGATAACCGAAGGTAGCGAAGCCAACTTTATCCGCCGCTGCATAATGAATGGACATCATTCCATACTGGAACATGCTTCAGCATCATTCAGGGTGCTGGGAGCATCCCGTGCATTCACCCACCAAATGGTTCGCCACCGTTTAGCAAGTTTTTCACAGCAGTCACAACGCTATGTAAACGAAGAAGAGTTTAACTACATCATACCGCCATCAATTGCTCACAACCCACAGGCAAAAGCCATTTATACTGATTTCATGGAACATGCCCGCATTACATATAAAAAGCTGCGTGAGTTATCCATAAAAAAAGAAGATGCACGGTTTGTACTGCCAAACGCACTGGAAAGCCAGATTGTTATATCGGCAAATTTTAGGGAATGGCGTCATATCTTTTCATTGCGCCTTGAAAAAGCAGCACAGTGGGAAATACGCAGCGTATGTATGCAGATGCTTAAGATCTTACAAAAGGAAGCACCTTCAGTTTTTGGGGATTTTATTATAGATGAAGCATCCGGCACTGCACGATCAAATCTATTGTAACAAAAAACTTCCTAATTTTTTATATTACTCTTTTCTATGAGCTATTTTTATCAATAATAACAAGCAACACTTTTTTTCAATTTCACATATAATCTATTGGCTTATCACTTTTAATCGTTATACTATTCATAAGTTTATCTGAATATCATCTTTATACAATAAAATATTGATATAAATATTCATTGTAAAGAAAATAAAGGAACTTTAAAAACCAATTTTTATTGAGTTTCCCTTGTGGTCCCCCAACCATGGGAAAAAATCAGTCACTTTTACTACAGGTTTTAAGAAGGGTAAACGCAATTTTAGTATGTGCCTGTAATTTAAAATTCTATAAAATAATATCAGCTTTCTGTAAATGAAAATCAAAGTGCATGACCCCATCTTCAAACCTCTGTGTATATGGAACTCCACATTTTTCAAAAACCTTCATCATCTTATCGTTTTGGGGCAATACATTTGCCGAAACCCTTTCTATCTTCCGCTCTTTTGCAATTTTCATTAGATAGCGCGCTAAAAAGGTTGCAATACCCTTTCCTTGAAACTCTTCATCAACAATAAATGCCATTTCGTAGGTCTTTTCATTTTCATCATACCCATACCGTGCCTCAGCAATAATCCGTTCAGTGCCGGCATGCTGTAATATACCAACTATCGACAAAATTCTATCATAATCAATATTTACATACGATTGCATCTGCTTGTGTGGCATTGTGCGTATACGTGCAAAGTATCGCAAATATTTTGATTCATCCGAGAACTGGTAGAAAAGCCTGCGCATCATATCTTCATCGGATGGCTTTATTGGCCTGAACTTAACCACAAGCCCATCTTTAAACGTTTTCATTGTTTCCAATGTTATAGGGTAGTTGATAATATTTTCTATGACATATATCTGATCACGATATACCAGGCCAGCTTCTTTTGCTTTATCCAATAATGCAAGTCTGTGGTTTGGATGAGCAATGTCAATCAGTGCAAGCGCCCTCTCACGGATAGATTTACCAAAAAGGTTTGCCACACCATATTCAGTCACTACATACCGTGTTACACCTAAGGTTGAACGCACCTTTTCATTCTCGGTGTGGCGTATTACAATGTTACTATCGCCACTTTGATCACACGACCGCAATGCAACTATAGCCTTGCCACCGCGAGAAAATGCAGCACCAACAGCAAAATTAAGTTTACTTTCGTATCCTGATAACAAATTGTCACCCGAATAAAATACAACCGATTCGCCGGAGAGGTCAATTTTTTTAACATTCATTACACTTACCAGCTTTGGTATGCGCTGTAGCATAGTAGGATAGGTAAGCCTCATCAGGGGCACAAATTCAAACATAGGATTGCGGTCAACATAATCGTACAACATACGTGTGCCATAGCAATAGCTCAATGTTACCGGAGCAAGGTTACGTATCCCACGATCAATCTTAATAGCACCTGAATCAATTAAATCAATAATCCAGTCAGATACTACATGGCTGTAAACCTTGAGCTCACGCTTGTTGCGCAAGTGTTTTGCAATAGCATCAAACTGCCTTCCAACATGGAGCGCAACCACTGAGCCATCATCAATGAGGTTGGCAACATGCCAGCCAATTTTATCCATTATTTCATCATACCGTTTATATTCCCTTTCAATCAGCGGTATCTTGCTTTCAATGATATAATCAATTGAATCAATATGAACAGCTGTATCACCCATGGTAACCGGTACAAACGGATTAACTTCAGCAACAACTGTTTTTGCATTTTCAATCACAATATTTGCTACATCTATGGCAAGCCCCAAACTCATAAACCCGCGGTGATCAGGAGGTGACACCTGTATAATGGCAACATCAACACCAATTGCACCCGTGGAAAAAATAAATGGTATTTCAACAAGATGTGCTGGCACAAAGTCAGCTTTTCCCTGTTCAATATCCTTGCTTATGCTTTCACCAGTGTTGAATGTTTTTAATCTATACTTATACTGATTTTCACCTGTTTTGAGGTAATCACCAAGGGTAATAAGCTGAATAATTTCAAGATCTTGAAGGCTGGGGGCATCCGATTTCATTATCTGATCAACAGTAAAAATGGGCATTGCCGGGCCACTGCTTAAGAATACACGTGAGCCTGGCTTTATAATTTCGCACAGTTTTTGAAAATCAATTTTTTTTGATTCATACACGTCATTATATGTTTTTTTTATTTGCATTGTATGATCCTTATTCTTGTTGTAGTATAAAAGAATAATACAGCATTATTCAAATGCACTGTATAGTATTTTACTTTATTTTTTAGTTTTGTCAACTATTTGGCAAAACTTACTGCATTTAAGGCTAAATACCAAACATGCAAGTGGGTAGTATATACACATTTTTACTGTATCAACGATTTAATTATTGACATATTAACCACTTTTTTTACTATATTAGTCTATAAAGACGTTAATTTGGGAAGGGGTACTCAAATGGAAATCAACCTTAACAACAAAGGGAATATAGTTGAAATAAAGGTTAAAGGCGATATTGAGATGATGTCAATCAAGGAGTTTAAAGAAAAACTACTTGCAGTTGGCGAACAGAATGATGTTGATATCTCACTGGATCTGTCTGAAGTTGATTATATTGATTCATCAGGAGTTGGGGTTCTTATCAGCCTTAACAAAATACAGAAGAAAAAAGGGAAAAAGTTAGAACTCACTAAAGTAAGCCCAAAGGTATTAAATGTATTAAAATTAAGTTCACTTGCCGAAGTATTTAATTTATAATTGGCGATAGCTCCCCAAATAAGTTCCTCTTTATGAAAAATAACAGAGCAGAATATAGGACAGGCATTGGTTTTGATGCACACCGGCTTGTAGAAGGGCGCACGCTTATTATTGGCGGCATTCATATCCCATATAAATATGGTCTGTTGGGTCATTCCGATGCTGATGTTCTTACCCATGCTATTATTGATGCATTGCTTGGAGCAGCAAATCTTGGCAATATAGGGACATTATATCCTGACACAAGCAGCCAGTTTAAAGATAAATACAGTATTGATATGCTGAAAGACACTTATCGGCTGTTAAAAAGTCACAATATAGATATCATCAATATTGATGCAGTTATAATATGCCAGGAACCCAAAATAGCGCCATATCAGGAACAAATGAAAGAAGCAATTTCAGCTGCCTGCGGTAACCTTCCTGTTACATCAATCTCCATCAAAGGCAAAACAACAGAAGGCATGGGTTTTACTGGCACTGGTGAAGGCATAGCTGCGCTGGCAACATGTTTAATACAGCAGAATAAATAATTCATATCATCTTTATTTGCTTGCATATTGTGTTCATGTATATTCTTAAATTTAGCCATCTACATTAGCAGTTGAGTTTGTTATTACACACATAGTATTGCAACAAGTGTGAACGTATACAAGCCCTACTACCAAAAGCATTTTTAAAAAATCTCAAATACAGGTTGACAGGCAAAAGCAGCTTTATATTTATAGTGCAGTTATGCGCTATATTATTTGAACCTTTTTATTGATGGTACGGTCTAACACGATAATGATAGTACCATTGGTTTTATACCCCTTAGTGTGAGGGTAAATCGCAATCCTTTTTTTTAAGAAATTTTTCATGATGTTAGTAATGTTTAAATGAATGATAAATGATAATAGATAAATGATTTCGAAAGAAGTTGATCTTTTATTGAAGGAATTACAAATACCACAGTGTGTGAGAGTTACACAGTAGTAAACAAGGGATAATTTAATTATGAAAATGAAGGTTTTTTATATTTTACAGACTC
This is a stretch of genomic DNA from Spirochaetota bacterium. It encodes these proteins:
- a CDS encoding STAS domain-containing protein, encoding MEHIPILKVSDFLLVTIQVDMHDRLVMQLQDDVCYRVVKDKAKGVLIDISSLEVVDSFIGRMLGTIATMTKTLGAETVVVGMRPAVAITIVELGLKLENVHTALNVDKGIALLQSLVYSGDTLYDNPEK
- a CDS encoding STAS domain-containing protein; protein product: MAQSYQILFELIIKNEKALIASWLENVKNIGRETKKALSASEIEKQSKEFLAVFFDACKQNNPDIHSKAWEEVRDFLINMSKEWAVLGMSSGQAARFIFSLKQSLFEMIAKEQLNEGTLNQVLWDANLLLDELGLFVIETYQKSREDIIKRQQQELLELSTPVVKIWNGILILPLIGTLDSARTQVVLENLLQSIVDTESQIAIIDITGVPTVDTLVAQHLLKTVAASRLMGTQCIISGIRPQIAQTMVHLGVTFSDVVTKATLADALFYAFNVIGFVVQKKA
- a CDS encoding penicillin acylase family protein, with protein sequence MRKKLIRMVVIITLSLFGAQCSMMSHYFKSTEKQYSGTVHIEGLNQPVEVRYDELGIPHIKAQSEEDLFCATGYIMASYRLFQMVMMKMAIQGRLSEFAGKDALPIDYFMRSYNAKAIVHNTMKQLDSRGHMIFAQFAKGVNAYIKTCKKLPPEFILAGFKPEPWQPEDGLYIFGFLNLTVSFNFIEELQFLLIAQKLGIEKACHLFPVYKDTELPIAEAQKLKGIVVDISLEKVATTAVTMQKLLGLGIPASNNWALSPKKTNGKSIVANDTHLMASLPSPWIIMHLECPTYHCAGVCLPGIPIVVAGYNGHIAWGETMVMADTQDIFIEKIKEEKGQLFYLYKDKWLPLQSREEVFTVKGKSHTVKMYHTVHGPLLNTALGTMPFPPKMPVQPPSVEIPYGLALSWVMTGGEKTLQGFYNLGKAKTMQQAREALKGIHTIYLNIVYGDSNSIGWQVTGLYPVRKKGTGLFPSPGWTGEYDWEGFVPFEKLPHKENPTEGFIATANHRTVDKNFPVNLSQSWYNDERAMRIVQVLSQHKTFTLEDMMKLQNDQYSLMAQHVQEILFNKEYNAYIMAALQELSPAQKQNALKALDMLSPQHFDCVMRVDSNSAALMGAVYHCFVHNTFLDELGPKESPLWEAFLQASMTSYSAFDDLLAYRHQSPFFDDVTTQKTETKWDVLAKTLADAYALCEDKMGSNKGKWQWGKLHAYWFKHEIAKEVGMLKGFLSRGPYPAGGDVHTVNVAMFTWGKNFDVWMIPAMRMIVDFNSNEPLYFITVPGQSGNPVSSHYDDMVEYFVKGTYKHIPLKGWEKPASAQVLIP
- the rsxC gene encoding electron transport complex subunit RsxC encodes the protein MMIHAFHGGIHPPENKHFTNRIPFKYLSVPQKCYIPLQQHIGKPAVPVVEVGQFVEEGQLIGQANGLISANVHATVPGKVVEIAEYHTPYSEHGLCVVIEAEGSFTTSGKVHQKNDIAALDREALLEKVKAAGIVGLGGAAFPTAVKLNPPANRTIDTLIINGSECEPYLTVDDMLMQTHPEEIIEGIQISMRILGVSKAYIGIEKNKPLAIKALQSAVAATKSEGISVMPLRTRYPQGAEKQLIFAITGREVPSGGLPMDVNVVVQNVGTIYAIREAVLFDKPLIERYITVTGKIVRKPGNYKVRFGTRVIDILEECGGLTQNPAKIIMGGPMCGLALNHMDIPIVKGTSGILFLAKDEVDVSPFRACIRCGRCVSVCPMNLMPCDLGNAAEKQRYDIAEKLHPFDCIMCGSCSYICPSKRPLSHFIKVVQTTLSAKR
- a CDS encoding RnfABCDGE type electron transport complex subunit D, producing MEIKDADKKRLLEDLVLSHAPHIRDTQSVPFVMWLVVLALLPAAIFSCFIYGAYVAAVIAVAVISAIAAEAVMQYLLKNPITVNDGSAVITGLLLAMNLPPHVPLWIPAVGSAFAIIIAKQLFGGLGYNIFNPALAGRAFLLASWPVEMTTLWHKFPGGFVIAQNPVFDPSMPKQLVDSISGATPLGALKEGPKVLHELSLSTQPLYDFLFSKAMIKSLFIGNIGGCIGETSALLLLIGALLLLWKRIITWHIPVSYIATVAAIMGIYYYFQGVPQIHYAILFHVLSGGLILGAFFMATDMVTSPVTKSGMIIFGIGCGIIASVIRLWGGYPEGVSYSILLMNAVTPLIDRLTRPKVFGTR
- a CDS encoding FMN-binding protein, which produces MKPVDIIKATIIISVIGFISAFSLSFMKKITQEPIIKQEQEKKLAALALVLPGYTIEQEKTVTIDNEPFTYWSATKQENRIVKKAWAFLAHQPAYAGSIESVVGVDSLGTIIGFTILSQNETPGLGARCVEVVSNETFIDHFITKNVTNIEEVSWFQQQFIGLNAGKPIAIVKKGDWHKEMKDELLPNNAVTAITGATITTKAVTQSIEEGMKKLHKALALQEVK